The following proteins are encoded in a genomic region of Paenibacillus sp. FSL R7-0273:
- a CDS encoding flagellar assembly protein A — protein sequence MPHHTLDQPRHAFSAVPAFSASDPASSSFTSRQPSGAAGQEEKNGRIIVQNDQIFITPPLPGGKAAVISAIHPVVLRINRIKATEPAAVTPADQLSWEISEKPQYQITVSEDGLSAYFTLYRVEKYAWKLVNCPASAEVCVRAEPNYNLLLSKLTVNQIVADFSKSYFMPNLNIPALYAELNNPTYLPVCIAMGKAPLPGRNGRLEPVARLSLNEASGTSGADCPEPDADCPAAAVFQVRTGEILARKLPPQEGMPGYDVFGGVLPPLQPEDITLLPSDCFSLLPGGDIVANREGRPRFTGWDTPAMRIDFPDTHVISESTTTADGTLVFAGDIIAPQGISEHSTIEALGNIYITGDVRHAVIAATGSIVIRGKVTDSHIYCGDCGARQHRLYQSPDQLIAELNLLRSAARMLEENLRSRQQPVKYGLVVLLLLEGKYAHLPGMIRGLQGLLAGDRPAAPVDTGQLKHMLEIFLHSRQFTEFINDDIIGTFLDLLEELRDGVFHMHEGNVRIDISGAEDSLLQSGGSLYIHGESAAGSTLLAAGNVGFLMAQSVCCGSKVEAGQSITLQLAESFGGEKTQLTAGLKVTARQISGTSIHIGGYTAEIDEPAEAGVFTAQSLRLRNQS from the coding sequence ATGCCGCACCACACTCTTGATCAGCCACGGCATGCGTTCAGCGCCGTACCTGCCTTCAGTGCCTCTGATCCTGCATCCTCCTCCTTCACCTCCAGGCAGCCAAGCGGAGCCGCCGGGCAAGAGGAGAAGAACGGGCGAATTATTGTGCAGAATGATCAGATATTTATCACTCCCCCTTTACCGGGCGGTAAAGCTGCCGTCATCTCTGCCATTCACCCTGTTGTCCTCAGAATTAACCGGATTAAAGCAACCGAGCCAGCCGCGGTTACTCCAGCTGACCAGCTGAGCTGGGAGATCAGCGAGAAGCCGCAGTATCAGATTACCGTATCCGAGGACGGGCTAAGCGCATATTTTACCCTTTACCGTGTAGAGAAATATGCCTGGAAGCTGGTCAATTGCCCCGCCTCGGCTGAGGTCTGTGTCCGGGCTGAACCGAACTATAACCTGCTGCTCTCGAAGCTGACCGTTAATCAGATTGTAGCCGACTTCTCCAAAAGCTATTTCATGCCGAATCTGAATATCCCTGCCTTATACGCAGAGCTGAATAACCCGACCTATCTGCCGGTCTGTATCGCTATGGGTAAAGCTCCGCTGCCGGGAAGAAACGGCCGGCTTGAGCCTGTGGCCCGGCTCTCTTTAAATGAGGCCTCCGGCACAAGCGGAGCAGACTGTCCGGAGCCTGATGCAGATTGTCCCGCAGCCGCAGTCTTCCAGGTCCGGACAGGCGAAATATTGGCCCGCAAGCTGCCTCCGCAGGAAGGAATGCCCGGCTACGATGTGTTCGGCGGTGTTCTCCCGCCCCTGCAGCCGGAGGATATCACCCTTCTCCCCTCCGATTGCTTCTCTCTGCTTCCGGGCGGGGATATTGTAGCGAACCGCGAGGGCCGCCCGCGGTTTACAGGCTGGGACACTCCGGCTATGCGGATTGATTTTCCGGACACTCACGTTATATCGGAAAGTACTACAACTGCTGACGGGACGCTTGTTTTTGCTGGAGATATCATTGCGCCGCAGGGAATCAGTGAGCATTCCACTATAGAAGCATTAGGAAACATATACATAACGGGCGACGTCCGCCATGCCGTCATTGCCGCCACCGGCAGCATAGTCATCCGCGGCAAGGTTACGGACAGCCATATTTACTGCGGTGACTGCGGGGCAAGACAGCACCGGCTGTACCAGTCCCCCGATCAGCTGATAGCAGAGCTTAATCTGCTCAGGAGTGCCGCACGGATGCTGGAGGAGAATCTCCGCTCCCGGCAGCAGCCGGTGAAATACGGTCTGGTTGTGCTGCTCCTCCTGGAGGGCAAATATGCCCATCTTCCAGGCATGATACGCGGGCTGCAGGGGCTTCTTGCCGGCGACAGGCCGGCTGCTCCTGTGGATACCGGCCAGCTGAAGCATATGCTGGAGATATTCCTGCACTCCCGGCAGTTCACCGAATTTATTAACGATGATATAATCGGAACTTTTCTGGATTTGCTGGAGGAGCTGCGGGATGGAGTATTCCATATGCATGAAGGAAATGTGCGGATTGATATTTCCGGGGCAGAGGACAGTCTGCTCCAGTCGGGAGGCAGCCTCTATATTCACGGGGAAAGCGCTGCAGGCAGCACCCTGCTGGCAGCGGGTAATGTCGGATTTCTCATGGCGCAGTCGGTATGCTGCGGCTCCAAGGTAGAGGCCGGCCAATCCATCACCCTGCAGCTGGCCGAGTCCTTCGGCGGGGAGAAAACGCAGCTGACAGCCGGGCTTAAGGTCACTGCCCGGCAAATCTCGGGCACCAGCATCCACATTGGCGGCTATACCGCAGAAATTGATGAACCGGCGGAGGCGGGCGTATTTACCGCCCAGAGCCTGCGGTTAAGAAATCAGAGCTAA
- a CDS encoding FUSC family protein produces the protein MNEGLQDRLEKFGLSLYMIRITLAASLSWLAVHGLYGDEYLYFAPLAAILITQGTVKASLEKGCYRLLGIVLGGAVSLIVGRFLDIGIVSLLLILLLGIGIATACRINVQAVSQVGVTSVLALTFYHDQYVVWRLAETLIGVLIALLINMIIVPPKGFAKVKGLALEGSLLLADSLSGLAAGRRTGEPAGDTLKRSAGLLAKSSSLQKELLYTLSHYPCRNEMNGLAKATAHLQKVHFYVQEIAEELSLLPAHYAAADRMNEVMAATADCIALYGAKVLSDAEAGRPLPECLQEARELQLSWFSELQGHCPLTAIRDLGAVFSHLNRVLDVIEQAGYVAVSASPLPARSKAASSLPLVNKKLSHKL, from the coding sequence ATGAACGAGGGGTTACAAGACCGCCTTGAAAAATTCGGATTATCCCTATATATGATACGGATTACACTGGCTGCCTCCCTGTCCTGGCTGGCTGTCCATGGCCTGTACGGCGACGAGTATTTATACTTCGCACCGCTGGCCGCCATTCTGATTACACAGGGCACAGTCAAAGCCTCACTGGAAAAGGGCTGCTACCGGCTGCTCGGCATTGTGCTTGGCGGAGCGGTGAGCCTGATCGTGGGCCGCTTCCTGGACATTGGCATCGTCTCGCTTCTGCTGATCCTGCTGCTCGGCATCGGTATTGCGACCGCCTGCCGGATTAATGTTCAGGCCGTTTCCCAGGTCGGGGTAACGTCAGTGCTCGCGCTTACCTTTTACCATGATCAGTATGTTGTATGGAGATTAGCCGAGACTCTGATCGGGGTATTAATTGCCCTGCTGATTAATATGATTATTGTTCCTCCCAAAGGCTTCGCCAAGGTAAAGGGCCTGGCCCTCGAAGGCAGCCTGCTGCTCGCTGATTCGCTCAGCGGACTCGCTGCAGGACGCAGAACCGGGGAACCGGCCGGTGACACGCTGAAGCGCTCTGCGGGACTGCTGGCAAAGAGCAGCAGCCTGCAGAAGGAGCTGCTGTACACTCTGTCGCATTATCCCTGCCGCAACGAGATGAACGGGCTGGCCAAGGCTACTGCACATCTGCAGAAGGTTCACTTTTATGTCCAGGAGATTGCCGAAGAGCTCTCCCTGCTGCCTGCACATTATGCCGCTGCCGACCGGATGAACGAGGTTATGGCAGCTACCGCCGACTGCATCGCCCTGTACGGGGCCAAGGTGCTGTCAGACGCTGAAGCCGGACGCCCGCTTCCGGAATGCCTGCAGGAGGCCCGGGAGCTTCAGCTGTCCTGGTTCTCGGAGCTGCAGGGGCACTGTCCACTTACAGCAATCCGCGATCTGGGCGCTGTATTCTCCCATTTGAACCGGGTACTGGATGTTATTGAACAAGCCGGTTATGTCGCTGTTTCTGCCAGCCCCCTGCCGGCGAGAAGCAAGGCTGCCAGCAGCCTCCCCCTTGTCAACAAAAAACTCTCCCACAAGCTGTAA